One window from the genome of Nicotiana tomentosiformis chromosome 5, ASM39032v3, whole genome shotgun sequence encodes:
- the LOC138892314 gene encoding uncharacterized protein produces the protein MGIEESSEVTFTTFQLKGVVYQWWRAYELGSPAEAISLAWAQFLDMFMREFVPKSLRDKWSVEFEQLCQSAMTVSEYAVRFSDLSRHTPTFIATVKERVRQFIEGLKPGIKFSMT, from the coding sequence ATGGGtattgaggagtcgagtgaggttactttcactacgttccagcttaagggagtggtttatcagtggtggcgagcgtatgagttgggtagtccagcCGAGGCAATTTCACTGGCATGGGCTCAGTTCTTAGATATGTtcatgagggagtttgttcccaaGAGTCTTAGGGATAAATGgagcgtagagtttgagcagttgtgccagagtgctatgaccgtgtcggagtatgcagtccggtttagtgatttgtccaggcatACACCGACCTTCATTGCTACTGTCAAAGAGCGAGTTCgtcaatttatcgaggggctcaaacCTGGTATCAAATTCAGCATGActtga